From the Neoarius graeffei isolate fNeoGra1 chromosome 1, fNeoGra1.pri, whole genome shotgun sequence genome, one window contains:
- the LOC132889980 gene encoding THAP domain-containing protein 1-like, with product MAYKCHNRRGQKSGRKFHRLPRDPDRRAKWIAAIGRADPNNKNKAWVPTGRNDHWRLCSDHFISGKKSNNPTSPDYAPSIFAHTSSPLKRKRKREMETYTRRERSKKQRRDQCAKALAASALLQLSEQVISTTQAPDSVNVMGDDQDNPATMTAHECQNTECIELKQSFDQLSSSFDKLKVHSEMLETDCQALRNENSILKDKIKSLSLLEADFEDDDDKKNLVAS from the exons atggcatataaatgccacaacaggagaggtcagaaatcgggaagaaagtttcataggctgccacgggaccctgacaggcgcgcaaaatggattgctgctatcggccgggccgatccaaacaacaagaacaaggcatgggtaccgactggaaggaacgatcactggcgcctgtgcagtgaccatttcatctcag GGAAGAAGAGCAATAACCCGACCTCTCCAGATTATGCACCGTCCATTTTTGCTCACACTTCCTCTCCACTGAAGAGAAAACGAAAGAGAGAAATGGAAACGTACACAAGACGTGAGCGATCAAAGAAGCAACGTCGTGATCAGTGCGCAAAGGCGCTGGCTGCCAGTGCTCTTCTTCAGTTGTCTGAGCAAGTTATTTCTACAACACAGGCACCAGATTCTGTGAATGTGATGGGGGATGACCAGGATAATCCTGCAACAATGACAGCACATGAGTGTCAAAACACGGAGTGCATTGAGCTCAAACAGTCGTTTGACCAATTATCTTCATCATTTGATAAACTCAAAGTTCACTCAGAAATGCTTGAAACTGACTGTCAGGCACTTAGAAATGAAAATTCAATCCTCAAAGATAAaattaaatctctctctctactTGAAGCCGACTTCGAGGATGATGATGACAAG AAAAACCTCGTAGCCTCCTAG
- the LOC132885286 gene encoding THAP domain-containing protein 1 A-like, translating into MPESCMAYKCHNRRGQKSGRKFHRLPRDPDRRAKWIAAIGRADPNNKNKAWVPTGRNDHWRLCSDHFISGKKSNNPTSPDYAPSIFAHTSSPLKRKRKREMETYTRRERSKKQRRDQCAKALAASALLQLSEQVISTTQAPDSVNVMGDDQDNPATMTAHECQNTECIELKQSFEQLSSSFDKLKVHSEMLETDCQALRNENSILKDKIKSLSLLEADFEDDDDKKNLVAS; encoded by the exons atgccggagagttgtatggcatataaatgccacaacaggagaggtcagaaatcgggaagaaagtttcataggctgccacgggaccctgacaggcgcgcaaaatggattgctgctatcggccgggctgatccaaacaacaagaacaaggcatgggtaccgactggaaggaacgatcactggcgcctgtgcagtgaccatttcatctcag GGAAGAAGAGCAATAACCCGACCTCTCCAGATTATGCACCGTCCATTTTTGCTCACACTTCCTCTCCACTGAAGAGAAAACGAAAGAGAGAAATGGAAACGTACACAAGACGTGAGCGATCAAAGAAGCAACGTCGTGATCAGTGCGCAAAGGCGCTGGCTGCCAGTGCTCTTCTTCAGTTGTCTGAGCAAGTTATTTCTACAACACAGGCACCAGATTCTGTGAATGTGATGGGGGATGACCAGGATAATCCTGCAACAATGACAGCACATGAGTGTCAAAACACGGAGTGCATTGAGCTCAAACAGTCGTTTGAACAATTATCTTCATCATTTGATAAACTCAAAGTTCACTCAGAAATGCTTGAAACTGACTGTCAGGCACTTAGAAATGAAAATTCAATCCTCAAAGATAAaattaaatctctctctctactTGAAGCCGACTTCGAGGATGATGATGACAAG AAAAACCTCGTAGCCTCCTAG